Within the Coraliomargarita parva genome, the region AGTCGTTAATAACTGGCTTCGAATATGAGGCTGTAATCCTGGAAGGTCGGAGCTCTTACTGTCTCTACGTAAATGGTTCCAATCAGTCCTCTTGCTCCCCTAATCGTCTGCGCGCGATCTCTATCTCGACTCCGATACGCTGATCATCCTTGAGCAGGCCATCGATGAAATCGTCCAAACCTTCTCCGCTGCAAGGCAGTAGGTCGGGTACCCATGTCTCAACATCTTTGAAGGTGCCACCTGCAGTCATGGCGAAATCCCCGCTTTCCGGGTCAATCTTGGCGACCAGACGGCAGACATTCATCACTTTGGACGACCATTCTCTTCGAGGCCTGGTCAGTTGCGTGGTATCGGAGACATCAAGAAAGTCCACGTCGATCCGTTCGTAAGGCTCAATACGGCTGCGAATCAGATAGAGGATGTTGTCGTCGACGGAATCCGTGTCGAGGGTGATGACCGCGTCTCTTTCCAGTTCGCTCACATCAGGGCGATCCGGGAGCAATACTTTGAAGCGAAGTTGAATGTCCATAGGTCAGGGGGCGGGGGATGCGTTGTTGGCTTAGTAATCTCGATCCAAGTCGCCGTCCTTGAATTCACGCTCACCAATGAGGTGAAGCTCTCGGGTTTCGATGTCAGCCCGCCACTGCTGCACAACCTTTTCTGCGACTGCCTGCGTCCAGGCACCTGGATGGCGTGTGATTTCAAATGTGCACCCATTCGGTACTCTTCTCCAGTTGAAACCACGCTGACGGATACGCGCTGGGCTTAGATAGGACTCGCCTTCAATTTTGAAATCGTCCGAGAGGCGTCCGAGCAGGTAGCAAAAGCGGGCGGGTGGTTCGCTATTTAGTTCCCAAGCTGCTAGCTGCTGCTCAAGTTCAGTAAATAGAATATCATCCCGATGTGCTTTGCAGTAGGGAATGCCTTCGACCATCTCGAAGCTTTCTTTATTACAGCTTTCCGAGGAGCATTTCATGTGATTGTATCTGTTTGGGGTTATGGGTTATTTGTGCACCCGGCTGCTGACCACCTTCTTCACCAGCTTTGAATTTTCCGGAATATCCGGGGCAAAGAACTCATGCAGTTCCAGGCCGAAGGCGGTTGCGATGCGCTCCACCGTACTGACCCAGATCTCCTTCTTCCGCTGGGCCTCGATCTGTTGGATGAACTTCTCCGACATGTCCGCGACCTCGGCCAGTTCCTGCTGCGTCAGGCCATGCTTTTGGCGCAGCTCGCGGGTTCTGGTGGCGACACGTTCAACGGAATTCATTCCCAGCGATCATAGGGGAAAAGCGTTGACTTTGTTACCTGTGATCGCTGGGGTAACCGGTGTGCAATAACGCCACTATAACCATTGAATCCGTCGCCCTGATGAAACGTAAAACCTTACTCCTCCTACTCG harbors:
- a CDS encoding helix-turn-helix domain-containing protein translates to MNSVERVATRTRELRQKHGLTQQELAEVADMSEKFIQQIEAQRKKEIWVSTVERIATAFGLELHEFFAPDIPENSKLVKKVVSSRVHK